The DNA window TCTGTATTGTTCATGATCAGGTCCCACAGCGCCACGTCGTTCAGCTTGACGCTGAATTCAAAATCGTGGTTGTGATAGCCGAACCTCATTCCCTGCTTCTGGCAAAGCTCACCGCATTTGTTGAACACTTCCATGAACCACATGAAGTTGTCATATGTGCTGTACATGTCGGGGTTCATCCAGGGGCTTATCACATACTCCTGTCCCATGTAGGCGGCATCATCAACCAGCTTCTTCCACTCATCGGTAAATACGCCGGCCTCCCTGTCATAGTGGGCAGGATGCAGGACGGTATGCCCCGACGGCATCTTCAGTCCCAGATCATCCAGCACTCTTTTGAACTCCTGTGCAGTCCATCCATAGAACTTGTGGTCAACATAATTCGCATGCTCTACATTGGTGTAGCCCATATTCGCCAGCTTGGTCAGCGATCCGAGCGGGTCATCCCTCATATCATCCCTTACACAGTAAAGCTGAACGGCAAGTCTCGTTTTTTTCTCTTCTGCTGCAGGAGCGCAGCCTGCTGCTTTTGACAACAGAGCGGTGCCTGCAAGGGCCATAGCGCTCTTTTTGATAAAATCCCTGCGTGATGTATCCATAGTCTGTAGTTTTTGATTGTTAGGTTATTGTTGGTTGATAAGTGGTTTTATGCTGTTTAGAATGCCGGTGACTGTTGAGTGCTTTAATCAAAAAAGGGGAAGTAATGGTTCATATTCTCCTTCGTAAGCCTGGTGCCGTATTCCGAATCCTGGAAGCACTCGGCATAGTTTATCCTTGTTCCTCTCTGGCGTCCGTATAGCTCGATGAGCTTTTCCCTGTAGGGTTCGGCGGTAAATCCCCTCCTCCTTCTTTCTGCCATCCACTCCCTGCGCTCCCTGTCACCTTCAGGCACCTGGTCGAGTATTCCCTGGTTGAAAGGCAGCCATTCGTAAAACTGTGAAGTGTGCTGGTGCAGCATATCTATTTTTTTCTCCATGGCATCATCAATGTCTACGCATACATCGGGCCTGAATTCGATGGGCTGGGTAAAGCGGTCGCTCATGTAAAGGAACATGGGGTTCCTGTCGAGGTGCGGAATGTGCGGGACAATGGTCGGCACCGTCACCATGTATGCAGCATCCAGAACCAGTTGCCCGGTGTACCTGTGGTCGGGGTGGTAGTCGTAGGGCCTGTGGGTAATGACTATATCGGCCCGGTGCTCGCGTATGAGCCTTATGATCTTCAGGCGGTTCTCGAAGGTAGGCATGAGTGCCCCGTCATCTATGTCAAGAACAACATATTTGGCGCCTATCACTTCGCCCGCCCTGCGTGCCTCGTCGCGACGCGCCCGCTCAAGCTGGTCGGCGGTCATTTCATGGTGTCCCGCGTTGCCGTTGGTAACCGATACGAGCACCACGTTGTGCCCCTGCTGTGCCCATTTATATGCGGTACCGCCGACTTTAATGTCAGGATCATCGGGGTGGGCGCCGATCACGAGTATATTGAGCTTATGCTCCTGTGCATTTGTTCCGGTCATGCCGGAAATAAAAACGAGAAAAGCGGTGAGTATTGGAATAAGGAGTCTCATGGTAGAGTTGGTTTAGGTTTGTTTTGATTTGACAATAAGGCATATTCGTGATAAATCAAACAGGAAGTTTACGGCCTTCGACCTCCCGGTTCAGTATCACGTGAGAAAGATACAAAAAATTATGCAACGGGAAGTACAAAAATATGCGTGTTCGGTGTGAAGATTTACTGCAGACCCCGCGAGGCAACCTGTCCGGCGAGGCAACCTGTCCGGCATGGTATTCTGTCCTGGTTGCTGCAAAAACCTCCGTATGGCAAACGAACCGGCTTACGAGTATACGTGTACGCTGCTCTGTGCCGATGGAAGGTAATTGACCCCGAACCATGCAATGAGCAGTACAACGAAAGCCAGTGCCAGCACCCACAGGGGGGTACGGACCTTCCTGGGGTGGAAATACCGGAAGTGCATGTATATAAGGTACATCATCCAGGTGATAAATGCCCAGGTCTCCTTGGGATCCCATGTCCAGTAATGTCCCCAGGCCTCCTTTGCCCATACCGCCCCGAAGAGAAGTCCGAGAGTCAGGAATGCAAATCCGACATATACCAGGTTATCGGCCAGTTGCAGCAGGTTCTTTCTGAATGTCCTGAAATATTCAAGCCATAGTCCGTAAACCGCCACCAGGCTTGCTGCTCCGAGCAGTGCATAGGCAAAGATGTAGACTATCACATGGGGCACGAACCAGGGACTCTGAAGCGCAGGCATCAGAGTTTTGCTGAAGTTTTCGGGATGAGCCAGGTTGATCACCAGGAAAAGCACCGACATCAGCACGCTGTAGACAAGGAACCATTTGTAGTTCCACCTGAGGTAGGTTACATACCCTATCAGTCCGAGAAAAAAGGAGTACCATAGCCTTGTCTCCCCCAGGGTCCTCATGGGAGCCCTGCCGAGACTAAGCCACAGGAGGGTGAGATAATACCCGAAAACGGCAATGCCCGCTATCACAAGTATATTGCCGGTAATTCCCGTAACGCGGCCAGCCGGCGTCCTGACCACACCAGAGGCATCAAGTATCGCCCCTATCTTTGACTTCCCCGAAAGGGGTTTTATCATAAAAACGGTTGCCCAGATCAGCAAAGCTCCGATAAGCCATGCGCCTGAAACAACTATCGCGTAAAACGGGAAATTTGTATAGTCTGCGAACATAATCTCTCTGCTTTGTTACTGCCCGGTTTCAAGTGGCCTCCTCTGGTCCGGCCTCCTGCGGCCTCCTCTGGTCCGGCCTCCTGCGGCCTCCTCTGGTCCGGCCCCCATTGATGCGGGCAATGGTTATTAAACAACCGTTAAAAATCTATAGCTGGGTTACCTGTTCTTCATCTTTGATCTCCTTGCCGATCCAGAAAATATATACCGCGCCGGCAAACAGCATTATTATGCCTGTATAGACCACCGGCAGCCACGGGTCGCGCACCGCCTCAATAACACTTACATCCGACCATTTGCCCATTGCCTGGTTGTAGCTCAGCTGGTAAAGGCGCCACCCGGCCACTTTAGGGGGCTTGTTCACCTCTATCACCATCTCGCGCGGCTCGTCATCAGGGGTGATGGCGATGACGTTGGACAGATATCTGCGGGGCTCGGGCAGGGTCATTACCAGCACATTACGTCCGTCGAGCCACAGCAACCTGGTGTCGTGCATAAAGCTGCCGCAGGTTATCCAGCCTTCATGGGTCTCCCCGGTGCTGTTGTTTGCTGCCCTCACCCTTGCATAAGGTGGTGCTCCGGTCTCCTCCGAATATGCCACCTTTCCGTTATCGGGCAGCGCCATGGGATAGAACTCATCAATGTGGATGGTCCATTCCATGAGCTGTGTTGTCTTACCTGCCTCAATATAGGGCAGGGGACGCTGCGAATCATCGGTCAGGCGCCCCGTATGGCTGTCCACTATGGCAAGCTGCGGCGGGTACTCCTCGATATCAAAATTTATCAGCTCCAGTGCAAAGGGCATCTCGTAGAACCGTGACTCGCTGTCGTAGGCGTACCAGACCGGTTCATCTTCATATATGTCCATCCTGAGCCGGTGAAGGTCTCCGGTACCCAGGCTGGCCCCAGCTATCACGATCCATAGTCCCAGATGGTTGAGCAGGAACCCGATATTCTTTTTTCTCAGAGGGACTGCCCTCCTCAGAATTACCAGTCCCAGACTCACCAACAGGTACAACTGTGCCAGCAGAAATACCCAGGCGTTCTTCAGGTGAGTTAGTCCGATAGCCCCGTGAATACCCCCTGCATCGGGACGCTCCTGCTCAAACACCCCCATAAGGATAGTTAACAGCACAATGAGGCATATGGCACTTACAGCCGAGGGAATGGTTGAAAGCCATCTCACCATGTGAATATCCCTGTAGAAGATGTGAAGAAAGACGATGGTGGTTATAAATGCCATGCCCGCGTACATATTGAACGGGAAGGAAGGAATGCTGATGCCCGGCTGCGGCGTCAGCACCTCAATTGCAAATCCCGCGAGCATCAGAATTAGCGCCACGGTAAACCCCTCCCTGTATTTCCATGGCGGGTGGAACAGCTTGCTTTTTGAGTTCTGGTTCTGTGATATCTCTTTGTTGTCCATTAAGTTACTTTGTGTTTTCTGTGAAGTTGGCCGGATACCGGACTGTTCCGGTAAACGGGTGCCTAAAAATATGAATATTTTTACATAAACAGATAAACACGGGTCATTGTTATTTATTACTTTTGTAGAGGGATGCCCCGATGGAACAGAAATTTCCCGGGAAGACCTGTTCACGGCCGGACCGTTGATTGTGGAAGGGCAGATGACTAAATTAAGCATTACTAATACCTGACAGCAATGAAAAAGTTTTTTAAGATCCTGCTGATCGTAGTGGTTGCGTTTTTCGCACTCCTGATCATTATCCCCCTGGCATTCAAGGGCAAGATGCTTCAGCTTGCACAGGATGAGATGAACAGGCACCTGAACGCAAAGGTTGAGTTTGCCGACCTGCGGCTGTCCCTTATAAGGAACTTTCCCAACCTGAGCGTCTCCCTAATCGATCTCTCGGTGGTGGGGGTCGGCGACTTTGAAAATGATACGCTTGTGGCATTCCGGACATTCCGTGCCGTGGTCGACATAAAAAGCGTAATTTCCGGCGATGCCGTTGAGGTGCGCTCCATCATCCTTGACAGGCCCACCGCAAAAGCAAAAATTCTGGCCGACGGACGTGCCAACTGGGATATAATGATCCCGGCAGAGCCGGCTGATCCCGTTGATCCGGATATCAGTGATGAGCCCGTTGATCATTTGCCGCCTGTCGATCCTGATTTGCCGGCAGAGCCGGCTGAACCTTCCGCCCTGAAGATATCGCTCAGGAGCTTTGAGGTAAGGGACGGCCGCATTGAGTATGATGATGTACCTTTTGAGGTACGTACCACCCTGAGCGGGTTAAACCTCCAGATGAAGGGGGACCTTACAGAGGACCTTACCTCGCTGGATATTTCAGCGACAAGCGAAATCTTCAATGTCTGGTTTGAGGGAATACGGTACGTGAATAATGCGCATCTTTCCGTTGTCACTTTGCTGGATGCTGACTTCGGGGACTGGCGGTTTGAGTTCAGGGAGGGCGAGATCATACTGAACGAGCTGACAATGGGGGTTGACGGCTTTTTCGCGATGCCGGAGCGAGGGTTTGATATGGATATTGAGTTTTTCAGCACGCGGGCCGATTTCAGGACGGTGCTCTCACTTGTGCCTGCAATATTCATGTCTGATTTTGAAGATTTGCACGCGACGGGCAATGTATCCGTTGAGGGATTTGTCAGGGGAAGTATGGTGGATGATATCTGGCCGTCGGTCGGACTTGAACTGCTGGTGGAAGATGCGGGGTTCAGCTACCCGGACCTGCCGAAATCGGTCGACAACGTTCACGTAAACCTCAGCCTGCTTTACGACGGTGTTGATGAGGATAATACCACGGTTGACCTCAGGAGGTTCCATATGGAGATGGGCGGCAACCCGTTCGATATGCACATGAGCATCCGCACACCCATGAGCGATATGTTCGTCGACGCAGCTCTCCATGGCACCATCGACTTTACGAGCCTTGCCGACATCATCCCGCTTGAGGGGATGGAGATTCGGGGACTCTTGGAGTCGGACCTTTCCCTTTCGGGGAATATGTCGGATATCGAAGAGGAGAGGTATGAGGATTTCAATGCATCAGGCAGCATACGTCTTACTGCGTTCCGGTATACCGACGAGGCATTCCCTATGGAGGTGAACATACCCGGTGCGGAACTCAACTTCTCTCCCCGTTTTGTTGAACTCAGCCATTTTGCCATGGAGCTTGGGGCGAGCGATATTAATATGAGTGGCCGGCTGGAGAACTTCATACCCTATGTGTTCAATGACGGTACGATCAGAGGGAGTCTGGCTCTTACGTCAACCATGCTTGATCTGAATGAGATGATGGGAGAGCCGGCTGAAACGGAAACCGACACCTTTGCCATGACCATCGTCGAGGTGCCCGGCAATATTGACTTCGTGCTGACATCAAAAATCGACAATATACTTTTTGACAATATGGAGATAACAAACCTTGCCGGCAGCATCATAGTGCGCGACGGCAGGGTTGTCATGGAAGGTGTGAACATGGAAATGCTGGAAGGTACAATTTCCCTTAACGGCGAATACAATACCCTGGACATGTCGGCGCCGTTCATCGATTTTGCCATGGACATAAGAGACTTTGACATTCCCGGTACCTTCCATACCTTCAATACGGTTCAGAAGCTGACCCCAATAGCAAAGGACCTGAGGGGCAGGTTCTCCACATCGATGCATATGCATTCTCTTCTCGATGAGCATATGATGCCGGTCATGGATTCCATCAATGCCGAAGGCAGGCTGCGAACGGCAAGTGTGGAAATTGTCAGCTCAGCCACTTTCGACAGACTGGGACAGGCGCTAAGCCTCCGCGAGGACAGGGACAATGTGCTAAGGGATGTCGATATAAACTTTACCATAAACAACGGCAGGGTCTACCTGGAGCCGTTCGAAACGCGTATGGGACCCGTTGGAATGGTTATAGGAGGTGACCAGGGTATTGACCAGACCATGAATTACGTTATGCAGATGACCATACCAAGGTCACTCTTCGGATCGGGCGCCGACCAGGTGATCAATAACCTGGCGGCAGGTGCTGCTGCACGGGGACTCAATATCCAACCCGGTGAGAATGTCAATGTCAACGCCCTCATTACCGGCACATTCTCCGATCCGCAGATCTCGCTCGACATGAGGGAGACAGCCAGGGCTACGATGGATGATGTAAGAGAACAGGTGCGTGCCCGGGTTACAGAAGAGGTTGACAGCAGGGTTGAGCAGGTTGAGGACAGGGTGAGGGAGGAGGCTTCCGCCCGTGCTGAGCAGATCCTGGAAGAGGCCGAAAAGAGGGCGGATCAGGTCAGAAGTGCTGCCGCAGAGGCTGCTGAAGCGATCAGGCGGGAGGCAGAGGCTAATGCAACGCGCCTGGAGCAGGAGGCAGCCGGAAGGGGTCGCATTGCCGAAGCCGCTGCAAAACGTACGGCCGACGGGATAAGGAGTGAAGGCAACAATAAAGCGGAAGCCCTTATCCGCGAAGCAGATGAACGTGCGGAAAAGATACTTGAAGATGCCCGCAGGGAGGCGGCGAGAGTGGAGGAGTAAATCTCTTCACCAGGTCTGAAGTCCGTTTTATTTCGCCTGGGAGATTACCTGGGTAATAAAAAACCCGGCTCCGGCCGGGTTTTTTGTAGTCTCATTGCATCCTGTCCCTGACTGCGGGGTCAAAGCGTTGTCAGCCGGCTGATGTGCCGGGCACCGGCACAACCGGGTTGAGCCCTTCGTAGATACCGAATTCATATGAATCGGGGCCTATCTCCAGACTGGAGTTCATCATATCTTCCCAGGTCATCTGCCTGCCGGTATAGGCCGATTCCCTTCCCATTACGCTGATCATCGATGATACCGCAAGGTTTCCGGCCTCATTTATGGGGTTGTTTGTCCGTATGGCGGTCACCAGGTTAATGATCTCCTGGTCGTATGGTGAGATTGCCACACTGTATGTCGGCTGTCCGTCATCGCCAACCGGGTAAGGGTACTCCCATATCAGGTTGCCGTTATAGTCCCATATCCTGTTCTGGCAATTGGTGTAGCCTTTTGTTCCGAGTATCAGTTCACCTACATTGTTATGGCAACCGTCAATTTCCCTTGTCATGCCGTGTACCGACCTGTTGTCATCAAAAGTAAAATCCACGCTGAAGAAATCGTACATATCACCCGAACGGCGGCGGTGTCTCCCGCCGAAGCCGGTGGCATTAACAGGGTGCTTACCGAAGAACCAGATAACAACGTCAAGGTTGTGAACCAGCAGGTTGGCAAGAGAGTCCCCGGTCTGCCATATCCAGTTCGCCCTGTCCCTTATCATTGCTTCAAAGTCGCACCAGCCGGACTGCCTGGGTGTGACAGCCTGTGCATTGCGCAGCCAGTAACAATTGGCCGACACCAGGTCGCCGATCGCCCCGTTCCTGATCTGTGCATATGTATGGATGTAATCGAGCTGATGTCGCCTCTGGGTGCCAGCCACGACCGACAGTCCCGCAGCCTCTGCCATCCTTCCTGAGGCCATTACAGATCTCATACCTACCGGATCGACACCCGCAGGTTTTTCAATGAAGCAATGCTTTCTTGCCTGTACGGCGGCTTCAAAATGCTTCGGGCGGAATTTCGATACTGATGCTTCCAGTATTATGTCAACGCCAGAATCAATAACCTTTTTGTATCCGTCAAGACCCGTGAAGCAGTTCTCATCTGGTATTTCCACACCGCGCTGCTCTTTCAGTGCTTCGCGGCACCTGTCTATGCGGTCCTGGAACAGATCGGTCACGGCAGTGATCTGCAGGTTGGGTCCCGCATCAATAAAATTGAACGCTGCCCCGGTGCCCCTGCCGCCGCATCCTATAAGTCCCGCCTTGAGCGGGGGTCCGTCAGGCGCCCTTTCGGGGAATACCGGCGGCACATATTTTTCGCCGCGCGGTGAGCAGGATGTCAGTATGCTGCCTGCGCCAAGTGCGCCTGCTGTTCCTGCCCCAATTGCACCTGTTGCCCCGAGCGCGCCGAGCGCTGCAACATTGCCGATAAATTCGCGTCTGCTTCTGGATCTGGGATGTTTACTCATTATGAAAGGAATTTTATGGTTTTTTTAACCTGTGCAAAATATTGATTTTTTCCTTTAAAACAAAAAACCTTGATAATCCGGCCCTCCCGGCCCTCCCGGCCCTCCCGGCCCTCCCGGCCCTCCCTGCCCCGGGTATTATTCCCCGGCAATGACCGGACCTTACGGGTGGGAAGAAAAATAGCCGGTATGAGACAGCCGCCCCTGCTTTACGGGATGTTTCCTGTCAATGATCAGGCCTTGCGCCTGGAAATGAAAAATAGCCGGTATATCCCGGCCGGACCTTGCGGGTGGCAAAGGAGAAAGGCCCGGCAGAAACCGGGCCTTTCTCTGGAGGAACTTCATATAAAGCAAAGTTGTATTTTGATCTGAAAAACCTGAATAGCGCCCCAGGGTTTGATGGGGCATAACTACCATTATTTTCAGATTGTGCTCTGAAGCTGGAATCTTTTCTCCTTAATTCTTGCTTTCTTACCAGTGAGCTTCCTGAGGTAGAATATGCGGGCACGGCGAACGCGGCCCAGCTTGTTGACCTCTATCTTCTCGATGAAAGGTGACTGGAGCGGAAAAACGCGTTCAACGCCAACGTTGCCTGACATCTTCCTTACGGTGAACATCTCTGTCAGTCCCCGGCCCTTGCGCTGCAGCACAACGCCCCTGAACTGCTGTATACGTTCCTTGTTCCCTTCTACGATCCTGTAGTGCACGGTAACCGTGTCACCGCTATTGAATTTCGGGTAGCCGTTATTCTTTTCGAATTCTTTCTCTACCACCTGCATTAAGTCCATTCTGCTTGATATTATCTGGTTATACTATCTGTAAAATCGGCTGCAAACTTACTATTTTTTTTTGATCATAACAAATCATCATTTAACATGTTGATGATTATTTGTCGATTTTATATTTGCGATGCATGGGCCGGATTACGCAAATATCCCAAAATATCCTTATTTTTGAATAATGCGACTTGACAGGGAACAGAGAGATGCTATAGTTAATACAATCAGGCAACTGGATCCTGATGCCGGTATTCACCTTTTTGGTTCACGTACTGATGACAGTGCGAAGGGCGGAGATATTGATATTATCGTGCTGAGTTCCGTCCTAAGTTACAGAGAAAAGCTGCTTATAAGGGCCAGGCTTAAAGAAAAGATCGGGAACCGGAAAATTGACCTGATAATTACGGAAACTCCCCGGACAGCATTTGAAAAATATGCTTACAAAACCAGCGTACCACTGAGTGATTAATTATGAGCATAACACAATGATGATTTCCGGAAGGCCCCGGAGGGCCTGTCCCCTTAAGGGGAACAGGCTCCTAAAAAGGGTCCTTCGCCCACTTCCAGTTCCAGTAGATCAGCTATATGAGCAGGGATTTCCGTGGCTGCACCGATACCCGGAAATCCGTCCGCCAGGCGAAAATCATTGTTTTTCATATCCCTGAACAGCGGGCCGTCATAATTTTCCAGGTACTGGCATCCGGATGATAAATGCGGATGCAGATCGTTGAGCTCCATGGGCGAGTAAATATTGATCTGGCAGTTTTCACCCTGGTAGGGACTCCACCTGATTATAGGCGCACCGGAGCCTTCTTCACCACTTCCCCTTACAAATACATTGTTGTTGAGTGTTTTGAAATGGGGTTCGTTAAGCCGCTCACACATGAAGTCCGGTTGACCCGTCTGGATCATCGGCGAGTTGTTGTCGCCGCTCATATAAAGCAGGTTATTGACAAAAACATGGCCGTCGCGTTCTTCTACTCCCGGACCGGTGGTGACATGCCACCCGAACAGCCCAAGCTCGTCGCCGCGGTTATTACGGCTGAAATTAACCCTGCTGTTGATCAGGGTGTTGTTATAGACCTGCACATTGCTTGCATTAAGCACAAATATGCTCTGGCTGCAGTCCACGAACACGTTGCCTGCCACGATACATCCGTCGGATATTTCGAAGAAGAATCCGTTATGGTCCACCCCTTCAACATGGTTGTTGACAAAAACGCCGTCATCATTTCCCACGTCCCACCAAACCCCGTTGGAGTGGGGATGATTGATAACCAGGTTTTCACGCACCACTGCCCTGTGGCTCTGGTTGAAGATCTTCACCGCCGAAGGGTAGAAACCGGTCCACTTCTCGATGTTGTTGTTTTCAATGATATTCCTTTCGAGAAGGATATCCGATGAAGCAACAATATATACCCCTTCGGTATTGGTATTTAAAACCTTGCAATTGCGCATCACCAGGCTGTCGCTCAGGGCAAAAACCGCTATCCTGAAACAATTTGAAAAGGTGCAGTTCTCAAAGACCGTCCCCACGGCATCTCTTCCGTGCTGATCAATTGCCAGTCCGGCTCCTCCTATATGAACCATGGTATCAGGGTACTGGGTAAAAGTAACTCCGCGAATAACCGGCCCCCTGTCATCCGGTTCCTTGCCATGCACCGGCTTCAAGGTGCGGTAAAGGGCCTTTCTGAAGGCAGTGATCTCAATGAAGCGGTCTGCCGGGTCTGTTCCGATATATATCCTGTTTTCATCGTAATCGACAAAGTAAGTTTCCTCATCGACCTCTTCAGTGCTGCCGGCGGACTGCAGGTATTGGCCGTCGACAAATACCGCATCGTTGTTGAATCGGTGCAGCGGGGTAAACTCTTCATTCCGCTCACGGTTCCACCAGTCCTCCGGACCAGCCGGAAACAGGTGATCCCAGTCCGTTACCCAAAGGTTTTCGCCGGCCTCCCTCCATGAGTCCGCTACCAGGGTGCCATTCAGGACAGGCTCTTCATCGCGGTAGGCCTGGATGGTAATGCCCTGGTTGAATGTAAGGTTGCCTGTGCGGTAAATCCCGCCCCGCATGACTATGGCATCACCCGAAACCACCCGGGCGAAGGCCTCTTCAATGGTAGTGGGAGCGGAAATGGCAAATCCTTCAGAAGCTGCATCGCCATCGGGCGCAACAAAGTAGATGGTACCCGTCACATCGGGCAGTTCGTAGGTCTGTGCGATCGGTCCGTAAACAACTTCAGGCGCCGTTTCAGGCGGCTGGCTGCACGAACCGAATACTATCAAGATGGTTAACAAAGCCATGAGCTGGCTGGTAATAGTTGAAGCAGGTTTCATACTAATTTGGGTTTAGTTAGAGATAATGCAAACAAAATTAATAATATACAAGTACTAATCCATATAAAACACGTGGATAAATGTCCCTGGTAGTTGGGGAAAATACAGGATGGTTACAATCACAATTAGAGAAATAAACTCAAAAATCCAAAAACCCTCTCATGCCGGTCACACCAGGTGAATAATTCCCCCCGGGTTGTCGTGCCGTGCGCCGGTCGCACCCGGAGGCAATACCTTCAGGGCTGTTTCAAGGCGCGCCGGTCGCACCCGGTAGCAATACCTTCAGGGCTGTTTCGAGGTGTGCGCCGGTCACACCCGGAGGCAATTACCTTCAATACCCTTTGGCTGTGAGCCGGTCACACAAGGTGAATAATTCCCCCCGGGTTATCGTGGCGTGCGCCGGTCACCGCAGCCAGGCAGTTGACCTCGTTCCGTATCCTGAGCACGCCCAGGAAGGCGAACACCACCGCCTCCTTGAAATCGATCAGCCGCTCATCGGGTATAACCGTATAAACCTGCGAAGCCTTCTCTGATATCAGACCCCGCAAAAACCCGTTCTTCGCCCCGCCGCCTGTCACAAGCAACGTCTCAGTCCCAGAGGCACCCTGATCAAGGAACTCCTCATCAGGCTCATCACTGCCCGGCAGTTTGTCACGGCGCGGTATCCCGGCTGTGGCCCCGGGAGACTGTTTCGTGTCACCGGCAGTCCGGCCTTCGGTGCCCCCGTCAGTCCGCTCCTCATCAATAATATCCGGATGCGGGGGCTTTGCAGCGATCACGGCAGCTATCCGCAGCGCCACATGCTCACAGACGGTACGCAATTTATCCTTCACCGAAGCCCCCGAAGCATCCACCACAGGCATGAACACCTCGTCAACCCATTCCTTGCCGAGTGAGCGTGGCCCATCCAGCCTGTAAAAGTCAAGTCCCTCAAGGGCAGCCAGCAATTGCCGGTCCACTTCCCCCGAAGCCGCCGCCGCACCGTCTTTGTCATACTCCATCCCAAGCTGCCCGGCCAGGCGGTTAAGGACAATATTGACAGGGCAGATATCGAAGGCAATTCTTTTACCGCTTTCGCGGAAGGAGACGTTTGCAAAACCTCCCAGGTTGAGGCAGTAGCCGTACTGCCCGAAGAGCAGTTCATCACCTGCCGGCACCAGCGGAGCGCCCTGGCCCCCGAGCGCCACATCCAGCCGCCTGAAGTCCGATACCGTCGTAATACCCGTCACCGCCGCGATCTCCGCCCCGTCGCCAATCTGCAGGGTGATCCCCTGCTCCGGCCTGTGGAAGATGGTGTGGCCATGGGAGGCGATAAGATCGACATGGAGGCTGGCGTGAGAACCGGCAGGCTGAATAGGATCAGTTGGATTAACAGGATCAGTTGTATGGTCAGGATCAGTTGCCCCGGCAGGTTGAATAGGATCAGTTGCCCCGGCAGGATCAGCAGGATCAACAGGATCAGTTGCCCCGGCAGGATGAACAGGATCCGTTGGCCCGGCAGAATCAGCAGGATCAGTTGGATGGTCAGGATCATTTGATCCAGCCGGATTAACAGGATCAGCCTGAACAGCGGGAAGGCCGGCAAGGAACTCTTTGACCGCCTCACCCGTAAACCGGCCGAAGTCCCTGTGCACCCGGGCAAGGGTGTAGCCATCAGCCGTCTCAGCGCCTGCAAGTCTTTCCGGCCAGGAGGTGCCGGAGTAGGAGAGGGTTTTGGTTTTGAGTATTTCAAAGTGCCATTGGGGGCCGGAAACCGGGTTGTTGTCCGCGCCGGCGTTCGGATAATGGCTGTCCGGGCCGGGGCCGGCTTGAGGATCAAGGCCTCCCGGATTTGGGCCGGCCTCTGCGGCTTCGCTGGCTTTTCCGGACTCTGCGGTT is part of the Marinilabiliales bacterium genome and encodes:
- a CDS encoding right-handed parallel beta-helix repeat-containing protein is translated as MKPASTITSQLMALLTILIVFGSCSQPPETAPEVVYGPIAQTYELPDVTGTIYFVAPDGDAASEGFAISAPTTIEEAFARVVSGDAIVMRGGIYRTGNLTFNQGITIQAYRDEEPVLNGTLVADSWREAGENLWVTDWDHLFPAGPEDWWNRERNEEFTPLHRFNNDAVFVDGQYLQSAGSTEEVDEETYFVDYDENRIYIGTDPADRFIEITAFRKALYRTLKPVHGKEPDDRGPVIRGVTFTQYPDTMVHIGGAGLAIDQHGRDAVGTVFENCTFSNCFRIAVFALSDSLVMRNCKVLNTNTEGVYIVASSDILLERNIIENNNIEKWTGFYPSAVKIFNQSHRAVVRENLVINHPHSNGVWWDVGNDDGVFVNNHVEGVDHNGFFFEISDGCIVAGNVFVDCSQSIFVLNASNVQVYNNTLINSRVNFSRNNRGDELGLFGWHVTTGPGVEERDGHVFVNNLLYMSGDNNSPMIQTGQPDFMCERLNEPHFKTLNNNVFVRGSGEEGSGAPIIRWSPYQGENCQINIYSPMELNDLHPHLSSGCQYLENYDGPLFRDMKNNDFRLADGFPGIGAATEIPAHIADLLELEVGEGPFLGACSP
- a CDS encoding gfo/Idh/MocA family oxidoreductase, whose translation is MSKHPRSRSRREFIGNVAALGALGATGAIGAGTAGALGAGSILTSCSPRGEKYVPPVFPERAPDGPPLKAGLIGCGGRGTGAAFNFIDAGPNLQITAVTDLFQDRIDRCREALKEQRGVEIPDENCFTGLDGYKKVIDSGVDIILEASVSKFRPKHFEAAVQARKHCFIEKPAGVDPVGMRSVMASGRMAEAAGLSVVAGTQRRHQLDYIHTYAQIRNGAIGDLVSANCYWLRNAQAVTPRQSGWCDFEAMIRDRANWIWQTGDSLANLLVHNLDVVIWFFGKHPVNATGFGGRHRRRSGDMYDFFSVDFTFDDNRSVHGMTREIDGCHNNVGELILGTKGYTNCQNRIWDYNGNLIWEYPYPVGDDGQPTYSVAISPYDQEIINLVTAIRTNNPINEAGNLAVSSMISVMGRESAYTGRQMTWEDMMNSSLEIGPDSYEFGIYEGLNPVVPVPGTSAG
- a CDS encoding nucleotidyltransferase domain-containing protein, whose amino-acid sequence is MRLDREQRDAIVNTIRQLDPDAGIHLFGSRTDDSAKGGDIDIIVLSSVLSYREKLLIRARLKEKIGNRKIDLIITETPRTAFEKYAYKTSVPLSD
- a CDS encoding 50S ribosomal protein L19 — protein: MDLMQVVEKEFEKNNGYPKFNSGDTVTVHYRIVEGNKERIQQFRGVVLQRKGRGLTEMFTVRKMSGNVGVERVFPLQSPFIEKIEVNKLGRVRRARIFYLRKLTGKKARIKEKRFQLQSTI